The sequence GAAGACGATGGAAGTGATTGGATAGTCAAAAATGACGAGGTGGAAATTGTAGATGAACCTAATCCTGCTCCAATAGAAGAAGAGGAAGACATCTTCAATATTTCCCAAGTCAATTTATTGGATGAAATAGTAGAGAAGCCTGCCAGTCCTATCGATGACAAAAACTTCTCAGTAACCAAAGCTGCTGGAGAAGAAAAAACAGCTTCCGAAGTTGAAAATTTAGATCCTTTTGACCCTACGCTGGACTTACCAAGATATAAATATCCTACGCTCGATTTGCTGAACGAATACGATGTTCAGAAAGTGACGGTTTCTCGCCAGGAGCTGGAAGACAACAAAAACAAGATTGTTGAAACCTTGGAAAACTTTAAAATCGGAATCCAGGAGATCAAGGCTACTATTGGGCCAACTGTAACCCTCTATGAAATTGTACCAGAACCAGGGGTAAAAATCTCCAAAATCAAAAATTTGGAAGATGACATCGCCTTGAGTTTGGCCGCATTGGGGATTCGTATTATTGCTCCAATTCCTGGCAAAGGAACCATCGGTATTGAAGTCCCTAACAAAAACAGGGAATTGGTTCCTGCGCGAGCGGTACTGGGAACAGAAAAATTCATGCGTTCGGACAAGGACTTACCAATCGCATTAGGTAAAACCATTTCCAACGAAGTATTCGTGGCGGATTTAGCTAAAATGCCCCACTTGCTGATGGCTGGAGCCACTGGGCAAGGTAAGTCTGTAGGCTTAAATATGATTTTGGCCTCTTTGATCTATAAGAAACACCCTTCTCAGTTGAAGTTTGTTTTGGTCGATCCTAAAAAAGTGGAGTTGACTCTTTTTAACAAGATTGAACGACATTTCTTAGCCAAACTCCCAGGAGCTGAAGAAGCCATTATTACCGATACCAAAAAGGTCATTTACACCTTAAATTCACTATGTATTGAAATGGATAACCGCTACAATCTCTTGAAAGATGCGGGAGCCAGAAATCTAAAAGAATACAATGCGAAGTTTATAGGTAGGAAACTTAATCCTGAAAAAGGCCATCATTTCATGCCTTACATCGTTTTGGTCATCGATGAGTTGGCGGATTTGATGATGACTGCAGGAAAAGAAATTGAAGCCCCTATCGCCCGATTAGCCCAGTTGGCAAGAGCCATTGGTATCCACTTAGTAGTGGCGACCCAAAGACCTTCTGTCAATGTAATTACGGGTATCATCAAAGCCAATTTCCCAGCTAGACTTTCTTTCCGAGTTACTTCCAAAATCGATAGCCGAACCATTCTCGATGCAGGTGGTGCAGATCAATTGATCGGTATGGGAGATATGTTGCTTTCTTTAGGTTCAGATGTCACTAGGATCCAGTGTGCATTTTTAGACACTCCAGAGGTGGATGCGATCTGTGATTGGATTGGAGAGCAAAAAGGTTATTCCGATGCACACTTACTTCCAGAATTTGAAGGAGAGGACGGAGATGGATCGGTAGGAGATGTGGACCTTTCAGATAGAGACCCACTTTTTGACGATGCAGCCAAGCTAATTGTCATGCACCAGCAAGGCAGTACTTCCTTGATTCAAAGAAAGCTGAAATTAGGATACAACAGAGCGGGCAGAATCATTGACCAACTGGAAGCAGCAGGAATTGTTGGCGCGTTTGAAGGATCAAAAGCCAGAGAAGTCTTGGTGCAGGATGAAGCTAGTTTGGAACGGTTATTGAATAGCCTATAGTGGCTTTCAAATAGCGTTCTAAAAGCCTAGATTCCATGAAAAGATTTGCCCTAGTATTTACCCTATTTCTTTCTTTAAATTCTGTATTTGAAGCTTCTGCTCAAAAAGATCCAAAAGCCAAAGCGGTACTGGACGGGATGAGTCAAAAGTATCAGAGTATGAAAGGATTCACAGCTAGCTTTGACTATACTTACTCAGATCAAGCAGGTACCAGCGACCGTCAGAGTGGTGATATTTCAGTTAAAGGGAACCAATACAGATTGAAACTTCCTGATCAAGAAATATTCAATGATGGGAAAACTGTTTGGACTTTTATAGAAACTCCTACTTACAAGGAAGTGACCATCAATGATGTTTCCCAAATGGAAGGAGAGTTAACTCCCACCAACATTTATAAGATGTATGAAAAGGGTTTTAACTACAAATTGTTAGCAGATAAATCTTACCAAGGAAAACAAGCCAATGTTGTAGAGCTAGATGCTGAGAGCTCCAGTGCTCCTTTTCAGAGAGTAAAATTGATGATAGACAAAAACACCAAAGACTTATTAGGTTGGGAGATGTTTGACGGTCAAGGAGGCTCATTTACTTATGCCTTCAAAAATCTAAAGCCTGATCCAAGCCTTCCTGATTCCAATTTTGTGTTTGACCCCAAAAAACATGCAGGGGTAGAAATCATTGATCTTCGATAAACTTAGGCATCAAAAGTCTTTACCCAGTTTTGGATAAGCTTTAATCCATATTCAGTTAAAAATGCTTCCGGGTGGTATTGAATCCCCAGAATAGGCAGATCTTGGTGAACAAGTCCCATGACTTCACCTTTTGGGGTTTCCAATAATACTTTTAGCGTAGTAGGGATTTCTCCTAATTGTAAGGAGTGGTATCGGGTGACATTAAAGCATTCGGGCATACCTTCCATAAATGGGTGATTTGCCGTTTTTCTTACCTGATGGACTTTACCATGAATCGGAATTTCATTTTTCACCAACTTGGCCCCGAAAAACTCTCCGATTGCCTGATGACCAAGACAAACTCCTAAAACAGGTACTTTTTTATAATATTCCTCAAAAATCTGCATTAAGTTCCCTGCCTGGTCAGGCTTACCAGGACCAGGAGAAAGAATTAAAGCAGAAAATTCTATTGCTTGTATTTCCTCAAGTGAGGTGTCGTTTCTTACAATTTTTAATTCTACCCCTGCCTGACGAACCAAGTCGGCCAACATATGGCTGAAAGAATCAAAATTATCAATCAGCAGAATCATTTAATATTTCATCTACAATTTCCTCCAACCTCTCCAGATTCTCCTCCACTTTCGGGAAAAATGGTTCAATAGCCTCTACAATTGCCGGAGCAACTGGTTCTATAAAGCCCAAATATTCAGATTCTGCAGTCCATTGTTTAGGTAAATCCAATTTAAATAGGCTTGCTTGCCAGAAGAACAAACTGATAAAAAATGCGGCTTTCACAACCCCAAGAAATACCCCCGCCACAGAATCCAATGACCCTAACAAAACCATATCCATCGCTCTTTTCAATACCCAACCGACGGAATTGATTAAAACCAAGGTGAGTATAAAAATGACAAAAAAGCCAAGAATGGGATAGCCTAAATTGAATTCGGTTACATTTTCCTGTAACCAATCCGTCATTGGGTCCATGAAGTAAATCCCCAAAATAATGGCAATTACGAAACCAAAAAGGCCAAGGACTCCCATCAGGAATCCTTGTCTATAGCCTTCGAAAGCTCCAAGAACAAGTATGACTAGCAATATGATGTCTACTGTACTCAACTTAGCTATTCAATAATGCTTTCACCTTATCTGCAATAGCCTTACCATCTGCTTTTCCTGCTAATTGTTTACTGGCTACTCCCATCACTTTTCCCATCTCTTTTGGGCTGGAAGCTCCAGTTTGAGCAATTATTTCCTGAATCGCCTGAGTTAACTCTTCGTCAGTCAAGGCTTTTGGCAAAAACTCCTGAATAATCGAAAGTTCTGCCATTTCCACAGCATATAAATCCTCTCGGTTTTGCTCCTTGTAGATATCTGCAGAATCTTTCCTTTGTTTGGCAGCTTTGGTCAAGATTTTCATTTCTTCATCTTCAGATAGCTCGCCAGCTGCTCCTCCTTTTGTCTCTTCCAATAGGATTAAAGATTTCACAGCTCTCAATGCTCTTAATCTATCCTTATCTTTAGCGATCATTGCAGATTTAATTTCACTATCTACTTTCTGCTTTAAACTCATAAGCCCTAAGTTTGTGTTATTGGTTAAAATCAAACAAAAATACCTTTTTCGACCCGGAAATGACTAAACTGAGCGTAAATATTAATAAGATCGCCACATTGCGTAATGCAAGAGGGGCAAACAACCCGGATGTAGTCAAAGTAGCTCTGGATGCTGAGCGCTTTGGTGCTCAAGGAATTACCGTACATCCAAGACCTGATGAGCGACATATACGACATCAAGATGTGTATGACTTAGCCCAAGTTGTAACGACAGAATTTAACATCGAGGGATACCCCGACAAAAGATTTATGGATTTAGTAAAGGAGGTTAAGCCAGCCCAAGCCACGCTTGTTCCTGATCCACCCAATGCCATTACTTCCAATACAGGTTGGGATACCATCTCAAATCAAGGGATGTTAAAAGACATTGTAGCAGAGTTACAGGAATCAGGTATTCGGGTTTCTATCTTCATCAATCCCGAAGTCAGATATTTTGAACCAGCGAAATTAACTGGGACAGATCGAGTTGAGCTATACACAGAGCCCTATGCAGTTGGGTATCCTCAAAACAAAGAGATGGCAGTAAAGCCTTATGTGGAAGTTGCAGAGATCGCAAAAGAATTAGGATTAGGGCTCAATGCAGGACACGACCTGGATCTACATAACTTGGCATTTTTAAAGCAATCCATCCCCTACTTAGATGAAGTATCCATCGGACATGCATTAATTTGTGATGCGCTTTATTATGGATTGGAAAACACTATTCAAATGTATAGGAGGCAGTTGGAAGTTTTGTAATTAGTAATCAGTTGACAGTGGTCAGTAATCAACAAAGAGATATTAATTCTTCCCCTAATAAATAACCTAGACTTCCTTTTTCACATTTCGTAATTCGTATTTCAAAATGAAATTAAACTTTAAAAAATTAGGAACTGGCAAACCATTTGTGATCCTTCACGGACTCTTTGGTTCCGCAGATAATTGGCTCAGTATTGCCAAAGGTTTAGAAAATCATTTCACCCTATATTTAGTAGATCAAAGAAACCATGGAGATTCTCCGCACGCTGATGAGTGGAATTACAAAGTCATGGTGGAAGATTTAAAAGAGCTTCTGGATGACCAGAAACTGGACATGGTTTATTTGATGGGACATTCAATGGGAGGAAAAACAGCAATGAAGTTTGCATGCACCTATCCCGAAAAAGTGGAGAAGTTAATTGTAGCAGATATTTCTCCGAGATATTACTCAGTCCATCACCAGAAAATTTTAGAAGGCTTAAATGCCATTGATCTATCTTCTATTAAATCCAGAAAAGAAGCCGATGATATCTTGGCAGGTTATATCCCGGAGTTGGGAATCCGTCAGTTTCTACTTAAAAGCTTAGGGAGAGACTCTAACGGTTTTGTATGGAGAATCAATTTACCAGTGATTACCAAAAATATCGAGGAGGTGGGAAAAGCCTTAGAAGAAGGTGAACTGTATGATGGTAGGACCCTATTTCTTGCGGGAGAAAACTCGAATTATATCCAACAATCAGACTTGTCTGATATTGAGCAACATTTCCCGAAATACGAAGTGGAATTTATTTCCAATGCAGGTCATTGGTTGCATGCAGAACAACCCGAATCAGTCATTGCTGAAGTCCTTAATTTCATGAATTAAAAAAAGAGCTGTTCAATTAATGAACAGCTCTTTTATCATCTGCTTTATTTTACTCGCTTACCATTTTTGATTACCATGTCCACATCCTGCAAGAGGCTGATATGCCTTAGTACATCTCCTCTTACTGCGATAATATCTGCCTTTTTCCCTTCTGAGATTGTTCCTACCTGATCTGAAACTCCCATGGCAACGGAGGGCCAATAGGTTGCGGATTTAATTGCTAACATAGGGTCGTACCCAAATTCATTTACCCACACATCCAATTCATTCCATGTGCTTTGGCTATGAAATTTCATTGGAATTCCGCTATCCGTTCCGATTAACATCACTACCCCACTTTGTTTAAGTTGATTGAATTTGCGTTCCAAAGTAGGCTTCCTCACGGGTGTCAATTGAAAATAAGGCATTCTGCCTGGGTATTTTAATGAAGCTTTGATATCTGCGATTATAGAATCCGGTAGATCCAAATGCCAGGATGGATCATCTAATTTTTCTGGATTATCTCTAACTGATTCATAATTATACAAGCCTTCTACCGTGGGAGTCCAAAACAATGGCCCCATATTCATTTTGGCAGCTCTTTCCTGAATCATAAGCATAATATCTTCAGGGTATTCCGGCGCAGAAGATAACCCAGTGTGTTCGAAACAATCCACTCCTATTTTAAGGCCTATTCTAATTTCCTCAGGCCGATGTGAGTGCCCTACCACCGGTAAACCATATTTATGAGCTTCATCTACCACTGCCTGTGCTTCCTCCAATGTCATCTGATCTTGATCAATCAGCTTGATCACATCTACCCCGGCATCTGCCAGCTTTTTAACCTTCGCCCTCGCATCAGCTACCCCATTTATTCCCCAACGGAATGCTTCTGTATTTGGGTAAGGAGCTTTTTGAATAAAGGGACCAGAAACATAAATCGTTGGTCCTGGTATTTCTCCTCTGTTGATTCTATCCCTAACATTGATACTGGCTTCCAATGGTGCTCCTAAGTCTCTGGCACTAGTTACCCCTGCAAGTAATAACTGATGGGCAGAGGCTGGCATAATTACCGGGTCCAACACATTTATATAAGTACTATCCCAATGTGTATAATCACTATGACCATTGATCATTAAATGGACATGCATATCCCATAATCCCGGCATCACAGACATTCCTTCCGTCGAAATCACTTCCGCTCCATCCGGCACCTCCAAACTTCCTTCCTGACCTACAGCAACAATCTTTTCATCTTGAATCAAGATCACAGAATTTTGGATTGGGACACCTCCAAAGCCATCGATGAGCGTTCCTCCCACCAGGGCTTTCATATTCTGGGAAAAGGAAGAAAAACAGATAAGGGTAAATACTGCTGAAAACAAAAACTTCATTCTTTTCATAAATAGACCTTCTTTCTAGTATGCTATTAAGTTAATGAATTTGCCATATTAACCTTACCTTTCGAGCAATATCAGAATGAATTCAAAAAAATGCCCAAAGGAAAACTTTTTCTAATCCCCAATGTACTTGCAGAAAACACTGCCAATGAGGTGATCAGCCCTCAAATCAAAGAGGTGGTCAAACATACCAAGGTGTACCTGGTAGAGAATTTAAGGACTGCAAGGCGTTATATCAGCAGCCTGAAATTGGGAGTAAATATTGAGGAAATCCATATGGAGATTTTGGATAAAAAAACAAAACCTGAAATGATCAACCGATTAATGCAACCTCTCCTTAATGGTGCCGATATGGGAATCATTTCAGAGGCTGGATGTCCAGGAATTGCAGACCCAGGAGCTTTGGCAGTAGCGCATGCGCACGTAAAAGGAATTCAGGTGGTCCCACTTTCCGGACCTAGTTCAATGTTTTTGGCACTAATGGGCTCAGGTTTTTCAGGACAATCTTTTGCCTTCCATGGCTATCTCCCCATAGATAGAAAAGACCGGGCAGCTGCATTAAAAGCATTGGAGTCCGAATCCCTAAGAGAAAAGAGAGCCCAGATTTTTATGGAAACTCCATTTAGAAATAACCAAATGTTAGAGGATTGTTTGAGAACACTTTCCTCAAATACCAAACTTTGCATTGCAAAAAACATAACGGCCATGGATGAGCTGATCCTCACCAAAACCATTGGAGAATGGAAAAAACTCCCAATTGACTTACACAAAATTCCGACAGTTTTTATCCTTCAAAGTTTCTAAGACATGTTTACAATAGATGCCCATTTGGACTTAAGTATGAATGCATTGGAATGGAACCGGGATCTGACTCGCCCAGTTTCTGAAATCAATGCTAGAGAAGTTGGATTAAAGGATAAACCTGATCGTGGAAATGCAGTAGTTTCACTACCTGAGCTTAGAAAAGGGAACATTGGCTTAGTCGTAGCCACCCAAATTGCAAGGTATGTAGCCCCAGACAATTCTTTGCCAGGATGGCATTCTCCAGCTCAAGCATGGGCACAAACCCAAGGACAATTAGCTTGGTATCAAGCAATGGTGGATCAAGGAGAAATGTCTCAAATCCAAAATTTGGAGGAATTAAACCAGCATCTAGCTCTTTGGGAGAATGGGCAAGACAATTCTGCAAAGCCTATAGGTTTTATATTATCTCTGGAAGGCGCAGATTCCATTATCGATGTGAGTTATTTGGAAAAAGCTTATGAATATGGATTAAGAGCCTTGGGACCAGCTCACTACGGCCCAGGAAGATATGCCCACGGAACAGATGCCTCTGCTCCACTAAATCAAAATGGAAAAGAGCTACTTCGAAAAATGGATGAATTGGGAATCATCTTGGATGCTACCCATCTTTGCGATCAGGCATTTTGGGAAGCCTTGGATATTTATCAAGGCCCTGTATGGGCAAGCCATAATAACTGCCGCGCCTTGGTTGATCACAATAGACAATTTTCGGATGAAATGATTAAAGCATTGATTGAAAGAGGTGCTGTAATAGGAGGTGCTATGGATGCCTGGATGCTTAGTCCTGATTGGGAAAGAGGGAAAACTACTCCGCAAGAACGTGATGTAACATTGAATACCGTTTTAGATCATTTGGATCATATTTGCCAGGTGGCAGGAAATGCCAATCACATTGGAATTGGCTCGGATTTGGATGGGGCGTTCGGAAAAGAGCAAGCTCCTTATGACTTAGAGTCCATCAAAGATTTGGACAAAGTCCCTGATTTACTGAGGATAAGAGGCTACTCAGACCAGGATGTGGCAAAGGTAATGCATGGAAATTGGTTGAATTTTTTAAAAAAAGTATGGGCTTAATTGGGGAATAATTGGACAATTCCTTTGAGAATATATTGCATTAATACTTCATATTGAATTATTTAGCGAAAGCTAAACGCAAACCACCAATTTATGAAGTGTAAAAATTTACTCACCATTACCTTATTATTTCTTCTTACCCTTACTTATTCATATTCCCAAAAACTTCAGATTACTGCAAATCATTCAGATGCTAAATTCATCTTGTTGAATGATTATGATGACTCTGACAAACAGGAACTCGGAACAGGAGCTATAGAGTACAAACTTGAAAAAGACAGTAGAAATAGAATAAAGGTAACCAAGCCAGGTTACGAACCTGTCATTAAAGAATTCAACAAAGACCTGAAGTGGGATAAAGAGCAATATGTTTCTTTAGACTCAAGAAGAGTTGAGATTACAGCCGAACCCTATGATGCAGAAATCTACGTGGATGGAAGAATGATCGGGACCAAAGCTATTTATCTGATCATTCAAAAAGACCGTTTTCACACGGTAGAAGTAAAAAAACCAGGGTTTGCGCCCATTACGAAAAGTTATTACAATTCCCCTGACCGGGAAACCCCTCCTTCCAAGGATTATTTTGAGTTGAAGGATCGCCAAGTTAGACTGGAAGTAACTCCAGCAGATGGGGTGGTCACTGCAAATGGAGTCAGCGTTGGAAGAGGAAACCAAGACATCAAAATCCCCTTGAATGATTGCGTAACTGTTACAGTCAACAAAGACGGATATGTTGAATACACCAAAGTATTCTGTAACAAACCTGATACTGATCCAGAACCACCGGTAAGAGAAATCGCTCAATTGGAAGACAGATTGGTGAAGATTACGACCAACCCAAATGATGCTGCCATTGAAATTGCAGGAAAGAGAGTAGGTACAGGTAGCTATGACTTGAAGGTTCCTAAAAATGGAAGTGTGGAAGTTCGTGTTTCTAAAGATGGTTACGTACGCTACATCAAAAATTATTACAACCAACCAAATATGCAGGAACCTCCTGTGACGGATTTCATAGAAATGAATGTAGACGAGGCCTACACCTCTTCTGTATCTTCAGACTTGGCAAATGTACGAATCACTGTCCCTGTCAATACGGAATACACTTCTGAAGAAGCTTGGAGAATTTTAAGCTCGATTATCACCAGGTACTTCGACATATTAGAAACCGTTGACTACAACACAGGTTATCTGACTACTTCATGGCAGGTTCAGAATTTCCAGTCCAGTGTCATCAGAACAAGGGTAATTGTTAGTAGTGGCGGAAATTCAGACCAATTGGCCTACGCAATCAAGTTAATTAGCCAAGAGGCCTACCTCGACGGACAAAACTCAGTAACCGTAAAAGACGATGAGAAATTTGAAGATTGGGCTCGTATCCTAAAAAAATATGAGGGTCTAATCGAGGAAGTACAAGCAAGACTTCAACAATAAAAAAAACCACCATTCTAAACTCAGCCCTCCATGGCTGAGTTTTTTTTTGCCTGAATCGATAAAATCCCTAGAAATAATTACCGTTCAGGTAAGAGACAGAAAGTAGACTTTCAAAAATGGGTTATATTAAGAATCTAATTTTTCCAATTAAACCCAAAACATATGAAACCTATTGTACAGATCTCTTTGGATCTTACAAATATCGATGAAGCCCTGGAAACCGCTGAGATGGCCATTCGTGCAGGAGTAGACTGGCTAGAAGCAGGAACTCCATTAATTTTAGCAGAAGGACTTCATGGCGTCAGAAAACTCAGAGAAGCATTTCCAGGCGTCCCCTTAGTTGCAGACCTCAAAACCATGGATGGAGGCTACCTCGAAGCGGAGATGATGGCTAAAGCAGGGGCTACCCACGTGGTCGTCATGGCAAGAGCCCATGAGGAAACCATCAAATGTGTGGTACAGGCTGGGAAAGATTTCGGAGTAAAAGTCATGGGAGATAATATGGTCTTTCCCGATATGGTGGAAGGAGCGAAATTTTTAGAAGACTTAGGCTGTGATTATGTGATCCATCACATTGGGTACGATGAAAGAAGGGGTATAGCTGCTTCTGGTAGAAGAATGCCAAGTCCTCTTGATCAGCTTCAAGAAGTAGTGGGAGCTGTTAATATTCCAGTTCAGGCAGTGGGAGGACTTTCCCTAGAACAAGCCATTAAATGCCCTCAATATGGGGCTCCATTAGTGGTCTTGGGAGCACCATTGACCATCGATGCAGACTCATTCAAAACTGCAAGTGGAGATTTGGAAAGTTCCCTCAAGATGATTTGTGAGGCTATCCATAGTCAAGAAACTGTTTTACCTACAAAACCCTAAATCATGTCCAGCACGAAATCCGCAGCAGTAGTAAACTATGCTGAAGAAAAATATTCAGTTGAAATCAGAGAAATCTCCATTCCTGAAATTGGAGAAGAAGATGTATTACTGGAAGTAGAGAATGTAGGAGTTTGTGGCAGTGATCTTCATCAATGGACTTCAGATCACAGTTGGCCGGTAAACTATCCGGTGGTGTTAGGCCATGAATTCGGAGGGAAAATAGCCGCTATTGGAGATAAAGTTTCTGGATGGAAGGTTGGAGATAGAGTAGTCAGTGAAACTGCAGCAGTGATAGACAAGCAGAACCCCATGAGCAAAATTGGCTTATACAATTTAGACCCTACTAGAAAGGGGTTTGGATATGGGGTAAATGGAGCGATGACACGCTTTGTTAGAGTTCCTGCCAGATGTCTTCATACCGTCCCAGAGAATCTCTCTTTTGAAGAAGCTTGCCTGACCGAACCCTGTTGTGTTGCTTATAACGCTGTAGTTGGGAATTCTTCCATAAAACCTGGAGATCGGGTAATTGTCATTGGCCCTGGAACGATAGGGATTCTTTGTGCAGCTGTGGCTAGACTTTGTGGAGCCGAAGTAGCTGTATTGGGATTAGAAGCTGATAAAGGTCGATTAGAAATTGCCAGAAAGTACGGTTGTGAAGTGATTATAGGAGATGCCGAACATTGGGCTAGAAAAAGAGATGGATTAGGAGCTGATTTAATCATTGATGCTGCAGGGGTAAGTGCTACCTTACAGATAGCCATGAAATTAGTTCGACCAAATGGTCAAATCACGAAAGTGGGTTGGGGACCTCAACCTTGCAATTTTTCCTTGGATCCTATCATTCAGAAAAATGTAAGACTTCAAGGAAGTTTTAGCCACAACTGGCCGATTTGGGAACGTGTCATAGCCTTGCTTGCCAGTGGAGCTTTGGATGTCAAACCCATTATTGGAGGTGTTTGGCCTATTACCGAATGGAAAGAAGCATTTCAAAAAATGCATCATGGTCAAGTTGTCAAATCAGTTTTAAAACCTGTTTAATATGAGACTCAAAGGAAAAGTCATCATCGTCACTGGAAGTACCATGGGTATTGGTAAAGCTATTGCCAAGAAGG comes from Algoriphagus halophilus and encodes:
- a CDS encoding FtsK/SpoIIIE family DNA translocase, whose product is MGILLMSIGIFLFIAFLSYLLNGPNDQSLVMNAPVDNEIRETARNSTNWLGYLGAQAAHWMIYRWFGIAAFLFPPFLFLLGFKWSFKVSLISLTRYTTFALFFTFWLGLLTGYIVILVEGYSYWSFLSGGFGYELARLSADFLSWGTFIVIGAALLIFVIFFFDIDKLEWFTAKSEHMDDSSEELDEAINTAKNPFEKENKKSKSEDFIEEELDEEEEFEDDGSDWIVKNDEVEIVDEPNPAPIEEEEDIFNISQVNLLDEIVEKPASPIDDKNFSVTKAAGEEKTASEVENLDPFDPTLDLPRYKYPTLDLLNEYDVQKVTVSRQELEDNKNKIVETLENFKIGIQEIKATIGPTVTLYEIVPEPGVKISKIKNLEDDIALSLAALGIRIIAPIPGKGTIGIEVPNKNRELVPARAVLGTEKFMRSDKDLPIALGKTISNEVFVADLAKMPHLLMAGATGQGKSVGLNMILASLIYKKHPSQLKFVLVDPKKVELTLFNKIERHFLAKLPGAEEAIITDTKKVIYTLNSLCIEMDNRYNLLKDAGARNLKEYNAKFIGRKLNPEKGHHFMPYIVLVIDELADLMMTAGKEIEAPIARLAQLARAIGIHLVVATQRPSVNVITGIIKANFPARLSFRVTSKIDSRTILDAGGADQLIGMGDMLLSLGSDVTRIQCAFLDTPEVDAICDWIGEQKGYSDAHLLPEFEGEDGDGSVGDVDLSDRDPLFDDAAKLIVMHQQGSTSLIQRKLKLGYNRAGRIIDQLEAAGIVGAFEGSKAREVLVQDEASLERLLNSL
- a CDS encoding GatB/YqeY domain-containing protein, which encodes MSLKQKVDSEIKSAMIAKDKDRLRALRAVKSLILLEETKGGAAGELSEDEEMKILTKAAKQRKDSADIYKEQNREDLYAVEMAELSIIQEFLPKALTDEELTQAIQEIIAQTGASSPKEMGKVMGVASKQLAGKADGKAIADKVKALLNS
- a CDS encoding SAM-dependent methyltransferase; this translates as MPKGKLFLIPNVLAENTANEVISPQIKEVVKHTKVYLVENLRTARRYISSLKLGVNIEEIHMEILDKKTKPEMINRLMQPLLNGADMGIISEAGCPGIADPGALAVAHAHVKGIQVVPLSGPSSMFLALMGSGFSGQSFAFHGYLPIDRKDRAAALKALESESLREKRAQIFMETPFRNNQMLEDCLRTLSSNTKLCIAKNITAMDELILTKTIGEWKKLPIDLHKIPTVFILQSF
- a CDS encoding dipeptidase; amino-acid sequence: MFTIDAHLDLSMNALEWNRDLTRPVSEINAREVGLKDKPDRGNAVVSLPELRKGNIGLVVATQIARYVAPDNSLPGWHSPAQAWAQTQGQLAWYQAMVDQGEMSQIQNLEELNQHLALWENGQDNSAKPIGFILSLEGADSIIDVSYLEKAYEYGLRALGPAHYGPGRYAHGTDASAPLNQNGKELLRKMDELGIILDATHLCDQAFWEALDIYQGPVWASHNNCRALVDHNRQFSDEMIKALIERGAVIGGAMDAWMLSPDWERGKTTPQERDVTLNTVLDHLDHICQVAGNANHIGIGSDLDGAFGKEQAPYDLESIKDLDKVPDLLRIRGYSDQDVAKVMHGNWLNFLKKVWA
- a CDS encoding CvpA family protein, with the protein product MSTVDIILLVILVLGAFEGYRQGFLMGVLGLFGFVIAIILGIYFMDPMTDWLQENVTEFNLGYPILGFFVIFILTLVLINSVGWVLKRAMDMVLLGSLDSVAGVFLGVVKAAFFISLFFWQASLFKLDLPKQWTAESEYLGFIEPVAPAIVEAIEPFFPKVEENLERLEEIVDEILNDSAD
- a CDS encoding LolA family protein: MKRFALVFTLFLSLNSVFEASAQKDPKAKAVLDGMSQKYQSMKGFTASFDYTYSDQAGTSDRQSGDISVKGNQYRLKLPDQEIFNDGKTVWTFIETPTYKEVTINDVSQMEGELTPTNIYKMYEKGFNYKLLADKSYQGKQANVVELDAESSSAPFQRVKLMIDKNTKDLLGWEMFDGQGGSFTYAFKNLKPDPSLPDSNFVFDPKKHAGVEIIDLR
- a CDS encoding amidohydrolase family protein — its product is MKFLFSAVFTLICFSSFSQNMKALVGGTLIDGFGGVPIQNSVILIQDEKIVAVGQEGSLEVPDGAEVISTEGMSVMPGLWDMHVHLMINGHSDYTHWDSTYINVLDPVIMPASAHQLLLAGVTSARDLGAPLEASINVRDRINRGEIPGPTIYVSGPFIQKAPYPNTEAFRWGINGVADARAKVKKLADAGVDVIKLIDQDQMTLEEAQAVVDEAHKYGLPVVGHSHRPEEIRIGLKIGVDCFEHTGLSSAPEYPEDIMLMIQERAAKMNMGPLFWTPTVEGLYNYESVRDNPEKLDDPSWHLDLPDSIIADIKASLKYPGRMPYFQLTPVRKPTLERKFNQLKQSGVVMLIGTDSGIPMKFHSQSTWNELDVWVNEFGYDPMLAIKSATYWPSVAMGVSDQVGTISEGKKADIIAVRGDVLRHISLLQDVDMVIKNGKRVK
- a CDS encoding alpha/beta fold hydrolase, producing the protein MKLNFKKLGTGKPFVILHGLFGSADNWLSIAKGLENHFTLYLVDQRNHGDSPHADEWNYKVMVEDLKELLDDQKLDMVYLMGHSMGGKTAMKFACTYPEKVEKLIVADISPRYYSVHHQKILEGLNAIDLSSIKSRKEADDILAGYIPELGIRQFLLKSLGRDSNGFVWRINLPVITKNIEEVGKALEEGELYDGRTLFLAGENSNYIQQSDLSDIEQHFPKYEVEFISNAGHWLHAEQPESVIAEVLNFMN
- a CDS encoding pyridoxine 5'-phosphate synthase, encoding MTKLSVNINKIATLRNARGANNPDVVKVALDAERFGAQGITVHPRPDERHIRHQDVYDLAQVVTTEFNIEGYPDKRFMDLVKEVKPAQATLVPDPPNAITSNTGWDTISNQGMLKDIVAELQESGIRVSIFINPEVRYFEPAKLTGTDRVELYTEPYAVGYPQNKEMAVKPYVEVAEIAKELGLGLNAGHDLDLHNLAFLKQSIPYLDEVSIGHALICDALYYGLENTIQMYRRQLEVL
- a CDS encoding anthranilate synthase component II, which codes for MILLIDNFDSFSHMLADLVRQAGVELKIVRNDTSLEEIQAIEFSALILSPGPGKPDQAGNLMQIFEEYYKKVPVLGVCLGHQAIGEFFGAKLVKNEIPIHGKVHQVRKTANHPFMEGMPECFNVTRYHSLQLGEIPTTLKVLLETPKGEVMGLVHQDLPILGIQYHPEAFLTEYGLKLIQNWVKTFDA